In Prunus dulcis chromosome 1, ALMONDv2, whole genome shotgun sequence, the following are encoded in one genomic region:
- the LOC117616069 gene encoding exocyst complex component EXO70A1-like: MGSNYKAASSLSDLELTRSDLKTLLKATAKTEESLRKMDNKFEVIDETLLTSSRRVAPLQSLAMATKALETRINRAVTPALALLDNFKLSESIQHKLLELSEKMSTEKSMSKRLKKLVKYVDCVDQLKVSIDCICQEGEPVIQRLQEVVEFLSRTKATDQYRTHRLRETLVTLKALYETEVDAMRFEGLLDEALLNLQDEYESILEQIRHRNVVELQAADKGDGGDEMVIMGSDLGTELEVELLRRISQTLAADDCLDICIDIYVKVRYKRVAKALMRLNPEYLKSHTPEEIDEMQWESLETAITLWIQHFELAVKAVLVSEKKLCEQVLGGIMEGLIWPECFAKIADKIMAVFFRFGEGIARSSKEPQKLFKLLDMFDSLEKLKPGFSEVFDGESGADICIRFRELEKLLIHASSKVFWEFGLQIEGSSDGLPPPPDGSVPKIVRYAVNYLKYLATENYSVAMAKVLRTEQIWKAGILSKPETDENLLRDAICNIMEALQRNVEAKRSGYNNNSREKLGISIPLPHVFAMNTYWYIYMRTRNTELGKLLGDQYLKKNYKVVAEESAYMYQKQAWVPLVRILEQDDLEKQSKEAKVGLVRLKIEAFVKGLDDISKRHKGFCVIPEVDLRQQIRSATVKLVIPAYTEFLNSFSAALQGKSYLSPESVQELLGQVFDDGDGKLKRRGSRDRTGGGSSGMDGRIKDFRRSRSNTSDL; the protein is encoded by the exons ATGGGGTCCAATTACAAAGCAGCTTCAAGCCTCTCTGATCTCGAGCTAACACGTTCAGATCTGAAAACCCTACTGAAAGCAACGGCCAAGACGGAAGAAAGCCTCCGAAAGATGGACAACAAGTTTGAGGTCATAGACGAGACTCTGTTGACATCTTCAAGAAGAGTGGCTCCTTTACAGTCGTTAGCCATGGCCACCAAAGCCTTGGAGACTAGAATTAACAGAGCTGTAACTCCAGCTCTTGCTCTTCTCGACAACTTCAAGCTCTCCGAGTCAATCCAGCACAAGCTGCTCGAGCTATCGGAGAAAATGTCAACCGAGAAATCAATGAGCAAAAGGCTCAAGAAACTTGTCAAATATGTGGATTGTGTTGATCAGCTTAAGGTTTCAATCGATTGTATTTGTCAGGAGGGAGAGCCGGTGATCCAGAGGCTTCAGGAGGTGGTGGAGTTCTTGAGCCGGACGAAGGCGACTGATCAATACAGGACGCATAGGTTGAGAGAGACTCTGGTCACTCTCAAGGCTCTGTATGAAACAGAGGTGGATGCTATGAGATTTGAAGGGTTGCTTGATGAGGCTCTGCTGAATTTGCAGGATGAGTATGAGAGCATTTTGGAGCAGATAAGGCATCGAAATGTGGTGGAGTTGCAGGCTGCTGATAAAGGTGATGGGGGTGATGAGATGGTGATCATGGGTTCTGATTTGGGGACTGAGTTGGAGGTTGAACTTCTTAGAAGGATTTCACAAACCCTAGCTGCCGATGATTGCTTGGACATATGCATCGATATTTATGTTAAG GTGAGATACAAAAGAGTTGCCAAAGCACTAATGAGGCTAAACCCGGAGTACTTAAAAAGTCACACTCCAGAAGAAATAGATGAAATGCAATGGGAGAGCTTAGAGACAGCCATAACCCTTTGGATCCAACACTTTGAACTTGCAGTCAAAGCAGTGCTTGTATCAGAGAAGAAGCTCTGTGAACAAGTACTAGGCGGCATAATGGAGGGTTTGATCTGGCCAGAATGCTTCGCGAAAATCGCAGACAAAATCATGGCGGTGTTCTTCAGGTTCGGAGAAGGCATAGCCAGGAGCAGCAAAGAGCCCCAGAAGCTGTTCAAGCTCCTGGACATGTTCGACTCCTTGGAGAAGCTCAAGCCTGGATTCTCTGAGGTGTTCGACGGCGAATCGGGAGCCGACATCTGCATAAGATTCAGGGAACTTGAGAAGCTTCTCATTCATGCTTCAAGTAAAGTGTTTTGGGAATTTGGGCTTCAAATTGAAGGTAGTTCAGATGGATTGCCTCCACCTCCAGATGGATCAGTGCCTAAAATAGTAAGGTACGCTGTGAACTACTTGAAATACTTAGCAACAGAGAATTACAGTGTCGCCATGGCCAAGGTTTTAAGAACAGAGCAAATTTGGAAAGCAGGGATTTTGTCCAAACCAGAAACTGATGAGAATCTGCTCAGAGACGCCATTTGCAACATCATGGAGGCTTTGCAGAGGAATGTGGAGGCAAAACGTTCGGGTTACAATAACAACAGCAGGGAAAAATTGGGTATTTCAATCCCTCTTCCTCATGTGTTTGCCATGAACACTTACTGGTACATTTACATGAGGACCAGAAACACAGAGCTCGGGAAACTCCTGGGAGACCAGTACTTGAAAAAGAACTACAAAGTGGTGGCCGAGGAATCTGCTTACATGTACCAGAAGCAGGCGTGGGTCCCACTGGTGAGGATCTTGGAGCAGGATGATCTGGAGAAACAGAGCAAAGAGGCGAAGGTGGGGTTGGTGCGGTTGAAAATTGAGGCGTTCGTGAAGGGCTTGGACGACATTTCCAAGAGGCACAAGGGGTTTTGTGTTATTCCGGAGGTTGACTTGAGGCAGCAGATTAGATCGGCTACCGTGAAGCTTGTGATTCCGGCTTACACTGAGTTCTTGAACTCGTTCTCGGCCGCGTTGCAGGGGAAGTCGTATTTGAGTCCCGAGTCGGTTCAGGAGCTGCTGGGTCAAGTTTTTGACGATGGGGATGGGAAGCTTAAGCGCCGTGGTTCTAGGGATCGGACGGGTGGTGGGAGTTCGGGGATGGACGGCAGGATTAAGGACTTTCGACGGTCTAGATCGAATACCAGTGACTTGTGA
- the LOC117638722 gene encoding uncharacterized protein LOC117638722, with amino-acid sequence MIKTLNPYNTNTQKTAEIMSRYRPIAPKPETPANSAGENPSLSQKIRESPYLRNLWPQLQARPTRTRKRGRSALSPTTFKRQRTHHVFGFSTPCHVTSPAKNLTLDGFAHALSQLPIPTSFDAVKSTNLMTLPLLQYPPPPPPPPSPPPPPPSSVPVVTNQAMVPAEFELIKPCEGEEKLIDLNTVAEIPEEKDLLQQLQGISPTPTPINVIAPQPVRPVGSSISVGCIKTDPSLAPAEQAPKKPEDVEDEVESEALPSIISDSHNKVRMANSAYKEMVGQPECSWLDSMVTSDGRFGGSSCKRISGEVILELSEAEVPVSSNGFSCWVRIEWGNEMDKHAIHAFCDVIKLSCETKDYLFSWRFHTHSKEGSQSSSSNA; translated from the coding sequence ATGATCAAGACACTCAATCCTTACAACACCAACACACAGAAAACTGCTGAGATTATGTCCAGGTATAGGCCCATAGCACCTAAACCTGAGACTCCAGCAAACTCAGCAGGTGAGAATCCATCCTTATCTCAAAAGATCAGAGAGTCTCCTTACCTTAGAAACCTCTGGCCACAATTGCAGGCCAGACCCACCAGGACTAGAAAGAGAGGTCGATCTGCTCTGTCACCAACAACCTTCAAGAGGCAGAGGACCCATCATGTGTTTGGGTTTTCTACCCCTTGTCATGTAACATCTCCGGCTAAAAATCTCACCTTGGATGGTTTTGCTCATGCTCTTTCACAGCTTCCCATACCAACAAGCTTTGATGCAGTCAAAAGCACCAATTTGATGACTCTGCCTCTTCTTCAAtaccctcctcctcctcctcctcctccttctcctcctccgcCTCCTCCATCATCAGTTCCTGTTGTGACCAACCAAGCAATGGTGCCAGCTGAGTTTGAGTTAATTAAACCTTGTGAAGGAGAAGAGAAGCTGATAGATTTGAACACTGTGGCTGAAATTCCAGAAGAAAAAGATCTGCTGCAACAACTACAAGGAATTTCCCCTACCCCTACACCAATCAATGTCATAGCACCTCAGCCAGTTCGACCTGTGGGCTCCAGCATAAGTGTTGGGTGCATCAAAACAGACCCAAGCCTAGCCCCAGCAGAGCAAGCTCCTAAGAAACCAGAGGATGTTGAGGACGAGGTGGAGTCCGAGGCCCTGCCATCAATCATATCAGATTCACACAACAAGGTGAGGATGGCAAACTCTGCTTACAAGGAGATGGTGGGCCAGCCAGAGTGTTCGTGGCTCGATTCTATGGTGACCAGTGATGGGCGTTTCGGAGGGAGCTCTTGCAAGAGGATCAGTGGGGAGGTCATACTTGAGCTTTCTGAGGCAGAGGTACCAGTTTCATCAAATGGGTTTTCATGCTGGGTGAGGATTGAGTGGGGAAATGAGATGGACAAGCATGCAATCCATGCTTTCTGTGATGTGATCAAGCTGTCCTGTGAGACTAAGGACTACCTCTTTAGTTGGAGGTTCCACACTCACAGCAAAGAGGGTTCTCAGTCCAGTTCTTCTAATGCTTGA
- the LOC117638730 gene encoding NADH dehydrogenase [ubiquinone] iron-sulfur protein 4, mitochondrial-like — MARSLRQGLNLARAQMLSRPRWLSSQSEALVETRTNDIGIISGIPEEHLRRRVIIYSPARTATQQGSGKVGKWKINFLSTQKWENPLMGWTSTGDPYANVGEAGLTFESEEAAKDFAERHGWDYTVKKRHTPLLKVKSYADNFKWKGPAKSEKSAADAARI; from the exons ATGGCGAGATCTCTGCGACAGGGCTTGAACCTTGCTCGAGCTCAAATGCTATCGCGGCCAAGATGGCTCTCTTCACAATCGGAGGCGTTGGTGGAGACCAGAACCAATGACATCGGCATCATCTCCGGAATCCCTGAAGAACATCTACGACGAAGG GTTATAATCTATTCACCTGCTCGAACTGCAACCCAACAAGGTTCTGGGAAAGTCGGGAAatggaaaattaattttctttctacaCAGAA GTGGGAAAACCCATTGATGGGTTGGACTTCCACAGGTGATCCCTATGCCAATGTTGGTGAGGCAGGACTGACTTTTGAAAGTGAAGAAGCTGCAAAGGACTTCGCTGAGAGACATGGTTGGGACTATACG GTCAAGAAGCGCCACACACCACTTTTAAAG GTTAAGTCATATGCGGACAACTTCAAGTGGAAGGGCCCTGCAAAGAGTGAAAAGAGTGCAGCGGATGCTGCGCGCATATGA